A genomic segment from Nitrospira lenta encodes:
- the fliE gene encoding flagellar hook-basal body complex protein FliE: MTPIQGISPILPPIADRIAPVGPADSSASGGFLDSLKNAIGKANDVQLQANQAVDALVTGQSSDLHTTMVALQQADASFQLMMQIRNKLVTAYEEIQRMQV; the protein is encoded by the coding sequence ATGACACCCATTCAAGGCATCTCGCCGATTCTTCCCCCCATTGCGGACAGGATTGCTCCGGTCGGACCGGCGGACTCATCCGCATCCGGCGGGTTCTTGGATTCGCTCAAAAACGCCATCGGAAAAGCGAATGACGTGCAGCTCCAGGCCAATCAGGCCGTCGATGCCCTGGTGACCGGTCAATCGTCAGACCTCCATACGACGATGGTGGCGTTGCAGCAGGCCGATGCGTCGTTCCAGCTGATGATGCAGATTCGCAACAAACTCGTGACGGCGTACGAAGAAATTCAACGGATGCAAGTGTGA
- the flgC gene encoding flagellar basal body rod protein FlgC, translating to MDMSDAMAVSVSGLDAQRRRLNVIASNLANAQSTRTPGGGPYKRRDVVFHSAPVPSAFQKAFRQVAMGTTAHALEGVAVSRVVEDQKPGQLIYDPHHPDADPKGFVRLPNVNVMEEMVNMIGASRAYEANVQAINAMRTMRSKALEIGR from the coding sequence ATGGATATGTCAGATGCGATGGCAGTCTCGGTTTCCGGGTTGGATGCGCAACGGCGCCGCCTGAACGTCATTGCCAGCAACCTGGCCAACGCCCAGTCTACGCGTACCCCCGGCGGCGGGCCTTACAAGCGGCGGGACGTGGTGTTTCATTCCGCCCCGGTGCCCAGTGCATTCCAAAAAGCCTTTCGCCAGGTGGCCATGGGCACAACGGCGCACGCACTGGAAGGCGTGGCGGTGTCGCGCGTCGTCGAGGATCAGAAACCGGGACAGTTGATCTACGATCCACATCATCCTGATGCCGACCCCAAAGGGTTTGTCCGTTTGCCGAATGTCAATGTGATGGAAGAGATGGTCAATATGATCGGCGCTTCGCGGGCCTATGAAGCCAACGTCCAGGCGATTAACGCGATGCGCACGATGCGGTCGAAGGCTCTGGAGATCGGGAGGTAA
- the flgB gene encoding flagellar basal body rod protein FlgB: MELIDKTMQLLHRSLDLSSARQRVIASNLANEETPGYRASDLQFAQQLRAAHKGRFPLTMAVTQGQHIGLRGQGYQAVTGKLAEVPAGDLPMDANSVNLELEMAKSSDNAGQYNTAATITAQRFRQLLSAIRDAR, encoded by the coding sequence ATGGAACTGATCGATAAAACCATGCAGTTGCTACATCGAAGTCTCGATTTGTCCAGCGCCAGACAGCGGGTGATTGCATCCAACCTGGCCAATGAAGAAACGCCGGGGTATCGCGCCTCCGATCTGCAGTTCGCCCAACAACTGCGCGCGGCGCACAAGGGTCGCTTTCCGCTCACCATGGCAGTGACGCAAGGACAACACATCGGATTGCGCGGGCAAGGATATCAGGCCGTCACGGGAAAACTGGCGGAAGTGCCCGCCGGCGATCTCCCCATGGATGCGAACTCCGTCAATCTGGAATTGGAAATGGCAAAGTCTTCAGACAATGCCGGACAGTACAACACGGCGGCGACCATTACCGCTCAACGGTTCCGCCAGCTCCTCAGTGCGATTCGCGACGCCCGTTGA
- a CDS encoding sigma-54-dependent transcriptional regulator: MNDRETSIEGGEHSERILIVDDEPSMRTALMESVRRLGYEVQGAIDGADALERVTRFRPWLVITDLKMPRMTGLDLIKDIKARAPQTVIVLMTAYGTVETAVDAMKFGASDYLLKPFSMDLLERVIANLKEGRDLDSPGTSTAVEGRAILTQDPGMIRLLSTVEGVAASQATVLINGESGTGKELLARFIHTRSPRAHRPFIAVNCAALPDGLLESELFGHERGAFTGAMMKKIGKFEMAHTGTILLDEISEMNLSLQAKLLRVLQEREVDRIGGRDPVAVNIRVIATTNRTLYREVEQGRFREDLYYRLNVFPITVPPLRERPADIALLARHFTGASAVRNGVAQPALSEAAVAHLQTLAWKGNVRELENVMERAVLLAGQGTILPMHLPDARQDQAAPANPAPAATPAAVNGSLWEMERELIFKTLSRVKDNRTHAAKELGISIRTLRNKLREYRETELPLTMSEHS, from the coding sequence ATGAATGATCGTGAAACAAGCATAGAAGGCGGTGAACACTCCGAGCGGATTCTTATCGTGGACGATGAACCATCGATGCGCACGGCGCTCATGGAATCCGTGCGTCGACTGGGCTATGAGGTGCAAGGCGCCATCGACGGGGCCGATGCGTTAGAGCGGGTGACGCGCTTCCGTCCCTGGCTGGTCATTACGGATCTGAAGATGCCGCGCATGACCGGGTTGGACCTCATCAAGGACATCAAGGCGCGCGCCCCTCAGACCGTGATTGTCCTGATGACGGCCTATGGGACCGTGGAGACCGCGGTGGATGCGATGAAGTTCGGGGCGAGCGACTATTTACTCAAGCCGTTCTCCATGGATTTGCTGGAACGGGTCATCGCCAATCTCAAAGAAGGGCGCGATCTCGACTCTCCGGGCACTTCGACTGCCGTTGAAGGCCGTGCGATTCTGACGCAAGACCCCGGCATGATCCGGTTGCTCAGCACCGTTGAGGGCGTGGCAGCCAGTCAAGCGACCGTCTTGATCAATGGCGAGAGCGGCACCGGAAAGGAATTACTGGCCCGGTTCATCCATACACGCAGTCCGCGCGCCCACCGGCCGTTCATCGCCGTGAATTGCGCCGCCTTGCCGGATGGTTTGCTGGAAAGCGAGCTGTTCGGACATGAGCGCGGCGCGTTTACCGGGGCGATGATGAAGAAGATCGGCAAGTTTGAAATGGCGCACACCGGCACCATTCTTTTGGATGAAATCAGCGAAATGAACTTGAGCTTGCAGGCCAAGCTCTTGCGAGTCTTGCAGGAACGGGAAGTCGATCGTATCGGCGGCCGCGATCCGGTGGCCGTCAACATTCGGGTGATCGCGACCACAAACCGTACCCTCTATCGCGAAGTGGAACAGGGGCGCTTCCGGGAAGACTTGTATTACCGGCTCAATGTGTTTCCCATTACCGTCCCGCCGCTGAGAGAACGGCCGGCCGATATCGCCTTGCTGGCACGCCATTTTACTGGCGCCTCCGCCGTCAGAAATGGCGTCGCTCAACCGGCCTTGTCCGAAGCGGCCGTGGCGCATCTCCAGACACTGGCGTGGAAAGGGAACGTCCGGGAACTTGAAAATGTGATGGAGCGTGCCGTCTTGCTCGCCGGACAGGGGACCATTCTTCCGATGCACCTTCCCGACGCCCGTCAAGACCAGGCGGCGCCCGCGAACCCGGCACCAGCCGCCACGCCGGCCGCCGTGAACGGATCGCTCTGGGAAATGGAGCGGGAGCTGATTTTCAAGACATTATCGCGAGTGAAGGATAACCGGACCCATGCGGCGAAAGAACTGGGAATCAGCATCCGGACCTTGCGGAACAAACTGCGAGAGTATCGTGAGACGGAACTGCCGCTGACGATGTCGGAGCACTCGTAA
- a CDS encoding two-component system sensor histidine kinase NtrB has product MTTSTALHPAERDLLQEAFHTFDQAAHTLQQSYSTLTDRIEQMDVELSQSNAALRQQLQENEAMRAHLNGILDSLTTGVLVLDLDGHITRVNAAASRLLSRPADTLRGQSAATLMAELQLTVSEQPQRHESHVLTIAQRSLEASPGQSSGQLILIHDVTKMCQLEERLQRQHRFVAMGEMVGRIAHEIRNPLGSIELFASMLRRDLHEQPASLAYAEQISQAVHGLDRLLSNLLIYTQPERSARGWQPVETLVLDALTLAAHAITKTPVDIRLDLDPRIPAIWCNQGQFKQVVLNLILNAIQAMPAGGILTLKLVQADEQALGGRAICMTIADNGPGIDPAHRSRIFDPFFTTKDEGTGLGLAIVHAIIDAHHGRIDVESRLGDGTTFTILLPYPTEPSLRDGEPHEWNGQGERPLSDSKTIALSELMEESTHE; this is encoded by the coding sequence ATGACCACATCGACCGCATTGCATCCCGCTGAACGCGATCTGCTTCAGGAGGCCTTTCACACGTTTGATCAGGCGGCCCATACGCTGCAGCAGTCCTATTCCACGCTGACGGACCGCATTGAACAGATGGATGTGGAGCTCTCGCAAAGTAATGCTGCCTTGCGACAGCAGCTTCAGGAAAATGAAGCGATGCGGGCACACCTGAATGGCATTTTGGACTCCCTCACGACCGGAGTCTTGGTGCTGGATCTCGACGGTCATATCACCCGAGTGAATGCGGCCGCGAGCCGGTTGTTGAGCCGCCCCGCCGATACGCTCAGGGGACAATCCGCTGCCACGCTCATGGCCGAGCTTCAGCTCACCGTGAGCGAACAGCCTCAACGGCACGAGTCTCATGTACTGACCATCGCCCAACGCTCATTGGAGGCCTCACCGGGACAGTCTTCCGGCCAGCTGATCCTCATTCACGATGTGACGAAGATGTGTCAATTGGAAGAACGCCTGCAGCGCCAGCATCGCTTCGTGGCGATGGGTGAAATGGTGGGACGCATCGCCCATGAGATTCGCAACCCGCTGGGCAGCATCGAACTGTTCGCCTCCATGCTGCGGCGCGACCTGCACGAGCAGCCTGCAAGCCTGGCCTACGCCGAACAGATTTCGCAGGCAGTCCATGGCCTCGATCGTTTGCTGTCGAATTTATTGATCTATACGCAACCGGAGCGGTCGGCACGCGGGTGGCAGCCTGTCGAAACGCTGGTGTTGGATGCCTTGACCCTCGCAGCCCACGCCATTACCAAAACCCCCGTGGATATCCGGCTTGATCTCGATCCCCGGATTCCGGCGATCTGGTGCAACCAAGGGCAGTTCAAGCAAGTGGTGTTGAACCTGATCCTGAACGCCATTCAAGCCATGCCCGCCGGAGGCATTCTGACGCTCAAGCTCGTGCAAGCGGACGAGCAGGCCCTCGGCGGGCGCGCCATCTGCATGACCATCGCCGACAATGGCCCCGGCATCGATCCGGCCCATCGGTCCAGGATCTTCGATCCGTTTTTTACGACGAAGGATGAGGGAACCGGATTAGGGCTGGCGATCGTCCATGCGATTATCGATGCGCATCATGGCCGGATCGATGTCGAGAGCCGGCTCGGTGACGGCACGACCTTTACCATCCTGCTGCCGTACCCGACGGAACCGTCTCTGCGAGACGGGGAACCGCATGAATGGAACGGCCAGGGGGAGAGACCGCTGTCCGATTCAAAAACGATCGCCCTTAGCGAGTTGATGGAGGAGTCTACCCATGAATGA
- a CDS encoding tetratricopeptide repeat protein yields MYSSHRSWTQLTLLLLAWFCLRPLASGDLTLVHAGSTTATPSTSAHASDSAELVLTNLPDDGPRLEGQSQGMDALALQEGLNAYGRGEWSQARRLFEKVVSQQPESALTPTAMAFLAETSLKEDTANGNRLDALDRYKTLLRDYPQSLNAKRAEWRMADVYLSQGWHQEAQSLYERALSHNAQSPDGERALLGLGYTALALDKWRDAELTFEDLRKRSSHDLILLHATMGLASSLFHQRRTQDASAMYDLAYRRWPKSLRMNPLALGRYASIQLELHHEVIGRGLLLQFYNLYPAHQDAPAMLLRLADSLQSSQYLPSAEFFYGFIAAHYVETPPAALAAVRLATLRVKQTPADGTPSASQSAARLMYDTPPPNQSVEEYLKYMRAVAAQHDHDAIGSEALFQVAAHLEQAEEIAPALIAYKQVADRSSGGPDDPWPAKAGERLATILRPWMEAAVRSHDDLTLTTLFHRHGPAAERHYLSSPLLLEIADAHDRLGFTTEAGRLYQLMTKGTKRPLVTEQALLGLAKVYLSQHDTAAARKVLERYRLEYPTGQGEQEALHLLVQTMADEGDLAGLLHFCRAWMLHHPQHADRPWMYQQMATVFLRLNKHEEAVIATEEAFKAGAPKTIDALLAYADLLAQMKRYQEAIDVYHSVIEKKPNQSQLQWARLQIVRGWQALKQPDRATVALAELGQTDDALVTRFSSSIHESIKQERQLPQEGL; encoded by the coding sequence GTGTACTCATCACACCGATCTTGGACACAACTGACCCTCTTGCTCCTCGCATGGTTTTGCCTGCGCCCACTGGCGTCCGGAGACCTTACCCTCGTGCATGCCGGTTCGACGACGGCTACGCCCTCCACGTCGGCTCACGCCTCTGACTCGGCCGAACTTGTCTTAACCAACTTGCCGGATGACGGACCGAGGCTCGAAGGACAATCGCAAGGCATGGATGCCTTGGCCTTGCAGGAAGGCCTGAACGCGTATGGCAGGGGGGAGTGGAGTCAGGCCCGCAGGCTATTTGAAAAAGTCGTGTCGCAACAGCCGGAAAGCGCGCTGACGCCCACGGCCATGGCATTTCTCGCAGAAACCTCGCTGAAGGAAGATACGGCGAACGGCAACCGGCTGGACGCGCTCGATCGATACAAGACGCTGCTGCGGGATTATCCGCAATCACTGAACGCAAAACGTGCGGAATGGCGCATGGCCGATGTGTATCTCTCGCAAGGGTGGCATCAGGAAGCCCAATCGCTGTATGAGCGGGCGCTGTCGCACAATGCACAGTCGCCGGACGGGGAGCGAGCCTTGTTAGGCCTCGGCTATACCGCGTTGGCCCTGGATAAATGGAGGGATGCGGAGCTGACGTTCGAAGATTTGAGAAAACGGAGCAGTCACGATCTTATTCTGCTGCACGCCACCATGGGCCTGGCCTCGTCCCTCTTTCATCAACGGCGCACTCAAGATGCGTCGGCGATGTATGACCTGGCGTATCGACGCTGGCCAAAGTCCCTGCGAATGAACCCCCTGGCTCTCGGACGCTATGCGTCGATTCAACTGGAACTGCACCATGAGGTGATCGGCCGGGGCTTGCTCTTGCAATTTTACAATCTGTATCCCGCACACCAGGATGCGCCGGCCATGCTCTTGCGGCTGGCAGATAGCCTTCAGTCCTCACAATACCTGCCCAGCGCGGAATTCTTTTATGGATTTATTGCGGCGCACTACGTAGAGACCCCGCCGGCAGCGTTGGCGGCGGTGCGCCTGGCCACCCTGCGAGTGAAACAGACTCCCGCGGACGGAACCCCGTCGGCAAGCCAAAGTGCGGCGAGGCTGATGTATGACACGCCTCCTCCGAATCAGAGTGTGGAGGAGTATCTCAAGTACATGCGTGCGGTGGCTGCGCAACATGACCACGATGCCATCGGGAGCGAAGCGCTCTTTCAAGTGGCTGCGCATCTGGAGCAAGCGGAGGAAATTGCACCGGCGTTGATCGCCTATAAACAGGTCGCCGATCGGTCCAGCGGAGGGCCTGACGATCCCTGGCCGGCCAAAGCCGGCGAGCGCCTCGCCACGATCTTGCGTCCCTGGATGGAAGCCGCCGTTCGCTCACACGACGATTTGACGCTGACGACCCTCTTTCATCGGCATGGGCCCGCTGCTGAACGGCATTATTTATCTTCTCCACTCCTGCTCGAAATTGCCGATGCTCACGACCGCCTGGGCTTTACGACCGAAGCCGGCCGCCTTTATCAGCTGATGACCAAAGGAACCAAACGCCCTCTGGTGACGGAACAGGCACTCCTAGGCCTGGCGAAGGTTTATCTCTCGCAACACGACACGGCGGCAGCTAGAAAGGTGCTGGAGCGCTATCGCTTGGAGTATCCCACCGGCCAGGGCGAGCAGGAAGCGCTCCATCTTCTGGTGCAGACGATGGCGGATGAGGGCGATCTGGCCGGCCTCCTGCATTTCTGCCGAGCCTGGATGCTCCATCATCCCCAACATGCGGATCGTCCCTGGATGTATCAACAGATGGCCACGGTGTTTCTGCGCCTCAACAAGCATGAGGAAGCCGTGATTGCGACAGAAGAGGCCTTTAAAGCAGGGGCGCCGAAGACCATCGACGCGCTGCTCGCCTATGCCGATCTGCTGGCACAGATGAAACGGTATCAAGAGGCCATCGACGTATACCACAGCGTCATCGAGAAAAAGCCCAATCAGTCTCAGCTCCAATGGGCTCGGCTTCAGATTGTCCGTGGCTGGCAGGCGTTAAAACAACCCGATCGCGCCACGGTCGCGCTCGCCGAGCTCGGACAGACAGATGACGCGCTGGTAACCCGGTTTTCAAGCTCAATCCATGAAAGCATCAAACAAGAACGGCAATTGCCGCAGGAGGGACTATGA
- a CDS encoding sigma-54-dependent transcriptional regulator — protein MRQLLPVLRNKYLMTAPHILVIDDDQAVRDVLQETLSAEGYTVSVAADATTGIQVVKERPVQILVTDFQLPDINGLEVIERVTRIDSKVISIVMTGFGTVECAVQAMKAGAFDFVTKPFDPDTVVVVVKKAIEFQRLRQENHLLRKAVREQYRLEQLIGISEPMRQVLDFVQKVADSDSTVLIQGESGTGKELVARMLHFNSSRKDRPMVPVNCGAIPETLLESELFGHEKGAFTGAAQTRMGRFELANGGTIFLDEVGEMSLSLQVKLLRVIQERSFERVGGSRTIQVDVRIVAATNQDLEKMVEEKRFRQDLFYRLNVIPIVTPPLRDRQSDIPLLIEHFLKRFNHMKQTAISGLAPEALELLTAFHWPGNIRELENMIERLVVLKKQGLLTVADLPEKLHKKAASQPEMKDQFIRFTEDGIHLSNEVEHYENQLIGEAMRKANGVTARAAQLLHVNRTTLVEKLKRRGIDAKPRVDAFPN, from the coding sequence ATGCGCCAACTTCTACCCGTGCTGCGGAATAAATATCTGATGACTGCTCCTCATATTTTAGTCATTGACGACGACCAAGCGGTGCGCGACGTCCTGCAGGAAACATTGTCTGCAGAGGGCTATACCGTTTCAGTTGCCGCCGATGCCACCACGGGCATCCAAGTCGTCAAAGAACGTCCCGTTCAGATTCTGGTGACAGACTTCCAGCTGCCGGATATTAACGGTCTCGAAGTCATTGAACGAGTGACGAGGATCGACTCGAAGGTCATTTCTATCGTCATGACCGGATTTGGAACCGTGGAGTGTGCGGTTCAGGCCATGAAAGCGGGCGCCTTCGATTTTGTGACGAAGCCTTTCGACCCCGATACCGTGGTAGTCGTCGTGAAAAAGGCCATCGAGTTTCAACGCCTCCGCCAGGAAAACCATCTTCTTCGGAAAGCCGTCCGCGAACAGTATCGCCTGGAACAATTGATCGGGATCAGCGAACCGATGCGGCAAGTCCTGGACTTTGTGCAAAAAGTCGCCGACAGCGACAGCACCGTGTTGATTCAGGGGGAAAGTGGAACGGGAAAAGAACTGGTGGCGCGCATGCTCCACTTCAATAGTTCCCGTAAAGATCGCCCCATGGTGCCCGTCAATTGTGGAGCCATTCCTGAAACGTTGCTGGAATCAGAGCTGTTTGGGCATGAAAAGGGCGCCTTCACCGGCGCGGCCCAAACACGCATGGGCCGATTCGAACTTGCCAACGGCGGAACGATCTTTCTCGACGAAGTCGGCGAGATGAGTCTCTCCCTGCAGGTCAAGCTGTTGAGAGTGATACAAGAGCGATCCTTTGAGCGGGTCGGAGGGAGCCGGACGATCCAGGTCGATGTGCGAATTGTCGCCGCCACCAACCAGGACCTCGAAAAGATGGTTGAGGAGAAACGCTTCCGGCAAGACCTCTTTTATCGCCTCAACGTCATTCCGATTGTGACGCCGCCGTTGCGCGACCGGCAAAGCGATATTCCATTGCTGATTGAACATTTCCTGAAGCGCTTCAATCATATGAAGCAAACCGCTATTTCGGGACTTGCTCCTGAGGCCTTAGAGTTGTTGACGGCTTTTCACTGGCCCGGGAATATTCGCGAGTTGGAAAACATGATCGAGCGCCTGGTCGTGCTCAAGAAACAGGGGCTCTTGACCGTTGCCGACTTGCCCGAAAAGCTGCACAAGAAAGCCGCCAGTCAGCCAGAGATGAAGGACCAGTTCATCCGATTTACCGAAGACGGAATTCATCTGTCCAATGAAGTGGAGCACTACGAGAATCAGTTGATCGGAGAAGCCATGCGCAAAGCCAACGGCGTCACCGCACGCGCGGCGCAGCTGCTCCACGTCAATCGCACCACACTCGTTGAGAAGTTGAAACGCCGAGGGATCGACGCCAAACCCCGCGTCGATGCCTTTCCGAATTAG
- a CDS encoding recombinase family protein encodes MKRVALYARVSTDGQTTENQLRELRETAKRHGWEITGEFIDRGISGAKGKEGRPQFNALHTAIARKECDLVAAWSVDRLGRSLKDLVDFLGQVHAKGIGLYLHQQGLDTTTPAGKALFGMMGVFAEFERAMIQERVKAGLSRAKANGTRLGRPPLAASADGLKVQRRVLDLRKSGLGMCAIAEKVGISSRTVMKIVAATA; translated from the coding sequence ATGAAGCGGGTTGCGCTCTACGCCAGAGTCAGCACAGACGGGCAAACCACAGAGAACCAGCTCAGGGAACTCAGAGAGACCGCCAAGCGCCACGGCTGGGAGATTACCGGGGAGTTCATTGACCGGGGCATTAGTGGGGCAAAGGGCAAGGAGGGACGGCCACAGTTTAATGCCCTGCACACTGCGATAGCACGTAAAGAATGCGACCTGGTAGCCGCCTGGAGTGTGGACCGCCTTGGGAGGAGTCTCAAAGACCTGGTGGACTTCCTTGGGCAGGTGCATGCGAAGGGCATCGGCCTCTATCTCCATCAGCAGGGCCTCGATACTACCACTCCGGCAGGAAAGGCGTTGTTCGGCATGATGGGCGTCTTTGCGGAGTTTGAACGGGCGATGATCCAAGAGAGGGTTAAGGCAGGATTGTCGAGAGCGAAGGCCAACGGGACACGCCTTGGAAGGCCTCCTCTCGCTGCTTCTGCCGATGGTTTGAAGGTGCAGCGGAGGGTACTGGATCTCCGGAAGAGTGGGCTGGGGATGTGCGCTATTGCGGAGAAGGTCGGCATCAGCTCGCGCACTGTCATGAAGATTGTTGCAGCGACAGCCTAG
- a CDS encoding ParB/RepB/Spo0J family partition protein yields the protein MKPNTWLAQFNALKGRGVDTLTVSERGLRRLPIEEVRTLEAVFQPRQLEDAAASGRHLGELLRVLRDHAALDPIAVMKIGGDWYCIDGHYRLEAYRQEREAGSRRSHLPVKVFSGTLEEALRASIEVNAPDKLNLTKEDKLEAAWRLVVLGQDSVAQISHTSTIAERTVQRMRRGLEQARTLHPSQPFETWTWAKVKDLLRGELKEVQTAWQDAKAGEWAKQLARTFKGLPSEHPRVFAKALLRYNAETAKAIAEEIHQATQQGKLRAVVFEEAPDF from the coding sequence GTGAAGCCCAACACTTGGCTTGCCCAATTCAATGCCCTCAAAGGACGCGGCGTTGATACCCTTACCGTCAGTGAGCGGGGACTTCGCCGTCTTCCGATTGAGGAGGTTCGCACGCTTGAGGCTGTCTTTCAGCCAAGGCAGCTTGAGGATGCAGCAGCAAGCGGGAGGCACCTAGGGGAATTGCTCCGGGTGCTCCGCGATCATGCCGCCCTCGACCCTATCGCCGTGATGAAGATTGGTGGAGACTGGTACTGCATAGATGGCCATTACAGACTAGAAGCCTATAGGCAAGAGCGGGAGGCTGGAAGCAGGCGTAGCCACCTCCCCGTCAAAGTATTCAGTGGAACTCTAGAGGAGGCGCTTCGGGCCAGCATCGAAGTGAATGCTCCAGATAAATTGAACCTGACCAAAGAGGACAAGTTAGAAGCTGCATGGCGGCTGGTGGTGTTGGGGCAAGACTCCGTGGCACAGATCAGCCACACCTCAACCATTGCCGAGAGAACCGTTCAGCGCATGCGGCGAGGGTTGGAGCAGGCGCGGACGCTGCACCCCTCTCAGCCGTTTGAGACCTGGACATGGGCCAAGGTCAAGGACCTGCTCCGGGGCGAACTGAAGGAAGTGCAGACCGCATGGCAGGATGCAAAGGCGGGGGAATGGGCCAAGCAGCTAGCACGGACCTTCAAGGGGCTTCCTTCTGAACACCCGCGTGTATTCGCTAAAGCACTCCTGCGGTACAACGCGGAAACTGCGAAAGCGATTGCAGAAGAGATCCACCAAGCAACACAACAGGGGAAATTACGGGCTGTCGTGTTTGAGGAAGCGCCGGATTTCTAG
- a CDS encoding excisionase family DNA-binding protein: MNEAAEYLGVSKLTLYGWVSARKLTFIKVGRLVKFKQDQLDKWIDLHTVKARVAV; the protein is encoded by the coding sequence ATGAATGAGGCGGCAGAGTATCTAGGCGTATCAAAATTGACTCTATATGGGTGGGTCTCCGCACGAAAGCTGACCTTCATAAAGGTTGGGCGTCTTGTGAAATTCAAGCAAGATCAACTAGACAAGTGGATTGACCTACACACTGTCAAGGCACGAGTAGCCGTATAG
- a CDS encoding tyrosine-type recombinase/integrase, whose amino-acid sequence MGLTKRPDSYYVEFRVIDSADGKSLVLASGVQGARKKRWKVGCLNKTVAREMEAAIKTRILLGQEQTEQAKPVLFKEWAKTYLDMESVKTLRSYQDRVEIMGKQLIPFFGGKILGEIKPADVETYRGQRKKRNGSMASTQTINNDHIVLKHALNVAVRRDLLVSNPAARVPMPDPQNARDRVLSEEEWGKLYQAAKPHLQPVLLLAYQLGQRLSEIVNLTWDRVDLKRGFVTLRSQDTKTKKPRQVPITPDVRGTLQQLAKLRSLATRHVFLYQGEPLKDFRTAFRTALKDAGVIGFKFHDLRHCAATNLRRAGVDTTTAMQIVGHTSPQMWKRYNHIREEDLSQAATKLGKYLQQTTPRTLDGQAESR is encoded by the coding sequence ATGGGGCTGACCAAGAGACCTGATAGCTACTATGTGGAGTTCCGGGTGATTGACAGTGCAGACGGAAAGTCTTTGGTGTTGGCGAGTGGTGTACAGGGAGCAAGAAAGAAACGCTGGAAGGTGGGGTGTCTGAATAAGACCGTTGCCAGGGAAATGGAAGCAGCGATTAAGACGCGCATTCTTCTAGGCCAGGAACAGACCGAACAGGCGAAACCTGTTCTATTCAAAGAATGGGCAAAAACATACCTCGACATGGAGTCTGTCAAAACATTACGCAGCTATCAGGATCGCGTAGAGATCATGGGCAAGCAATTGATCCCGTTCTTTGGTGGGAAAATTCTTGGCGAGATCAAGCCCGCCGATGTTGAGACCTATCGAGGGCAACGGAAGAAGCGAAATGGGAGTATGGCCAGCACACAGACAATCAACAATGATCATATCGTTTTGAAGCATGCCCTCAATGTGGCCGTTCGGCGAGATCTCCTAGTCAGCAATCCAGCGGCCAGAGTGCCAATGCCCGACCCACAAAATGCACGTGATCGGGTGTTGAGTGAGGAGGAATGGGGCAAGTTGTATCAGGCAGCAAAACCCCACCTACAACCAGTGCTCCTTCTCGCCTACCAACTCGGGCAGCGGCTGAGCGAAATCGTTAACCTCACCTGGGACCGCGTAGACTTGAAGCGCGGGTTTGTCACGCTCCGAAGCCAAGACACTAAGACAAAAAAGCCCCGGCAAGTTCCAATTACTCCAGATGTACGAGGGACGTTACAGCAGCTTGCTAAGTTGCGGAGTTTGGCTACTCGCCATGTCTTCTTGTATCAGGGAGAACCGCTGAAGGACTTCAGAACGGCATTCCGCACAGCACTTAAGGACGCCGGTGTAATCGGCTTCAAGTTCCATGACTTGAGGCACTGCGCTGCAACCAATCTAAGGCGTGCTGGGGTGGATACTACCACGGCTATGCAGATCGTTGGGCATACCTCCCCGCAGATGTGGAAGCGCTACAATCACATACGGGAGGAAGACTTGTCCCAGGCAGCAACCAAGCTCGGAAAGTATCTCCAGCAGACCACGCCCAGAACACTTGACGGGCAAGCGGAGAGCAGGTAG